One window from the genome of Osmerus eperlanus chromosome 1, fOsmEpe2.1, whole genome shotgun sequence encodes:
- the LOC134027778 gene encoding copine-3-like isoform X2 — translation MATDCVSKIELSISCSNLLDKDVGSKSDPLCVLLQSIGDDKWAELDRTERVNNCQDPSFSTRLRVDYYFEKVQKLKLGVYDIDNKSVDLTDDDFLGGLECTLGQIVSSKKLTRPLQLKKGKPAGKGTITITAEEIKDNRSIVLEAAAKSLDKKDLFGKSDPFLEFFKQGDDGQWQLVHRTEVVKNNLNPSWKTFTVPLQTFCSCDLEKSIKVVCYDKDEDTSSDMIGQFTCTAAKLLEGKDRAVEFDCIHPEKQKKKKSYKNSGVVIFKSCQLAAQYSFLDYVMGGCQINFTVGIDFTGSNGDPRSPSSLHYLSSDGQNQYLLATWSVGQVVQDYDTDKLFPAFGFGAKVPPDWQVSHEFALNFNPSNPYCQGVQGIIEAYRLALPQVKLHGPTNFSPIINHVARLAVGGAQQNNASQYFVLLILTDGEITDLDQTRDAIVAASRLPMSIIIIGVGEADFKAMEMLDGDDGVLKSLSGESVARDIVQFVPFRQFSNAPKEALAQSVLAEVPNQLVSYFKMRKLDPISLPGAKA, via the exons atGGCGACTGATTGCGTGTCGAAGATCGAGCTCTCCATCTCGTGCAGCAACCTTCTAGACAAGGATGTTGGTTCGAAGTCTGATCCGCTGTGTGTGCTTTTGCAGAGCATTGGTGACGACAAGTGGGCAGAG ctGGACCGTACAGAACGTGTGAACAACTGCCAGGACCCTTCCTTCAGCACGCGCCTGCGTGTGGACTACTACTTTGAGAAGGTCCAGAAGTTGAAGCTGGGCGTCTACGACATCGATAACAAGTCTGTGGACTTGACCGATGACGACTTCCTGGGAGGGCTTGAGTGCACTCTGGGACAG aTTGTCTCCAGTAAGAAGCTCACCAGACCGTTACAGCTGAAGAAGGGCAAGCCTGCTGGCAAAGGAACCATCACT atcaCAGCAGAGGAGATTAAAGACAACAGATCCATAGTTTTGGAGGCGGCAGCTAAAAGCCTGGATAAGAAG gatctTTTTGGGAAATCGGACCCATTTCTGGAGTTCTTCAAGCAGGGAGACGATGGCCAGTGGCAGCTGGTGCACAGAACAGAG GTGGTGAAGAACAACCTGAACCCATCCTGGAAGACCTTCACCGTGCCGCTGCAGACCTTCTGCAGCTGTGACTTGGAGAAGAGCATTAAG GTTGTGTGTTATGATAAGGACGAGGACACCAGCTCTGACATGATTGGCCAGTTCACTTGTACGGCTGCCAAGCTGTTGGAGGGCAAAGACAGAGCG GTGGAGTTCGACTGTATCCACCCTGAGaaacaaaagaagaagaagagctaTAAGAACTCTGGAGTGGTCATTTTCAAGTCCTGCCAG CTGGCGGCTCAGTACTCGTTCCTGGACTATGTGATGGGAGGTTGCCAGATCAACTTCACG GTGGGAATAGACTTCACCGGGTCCAACGGAGACCCTCGTTCCCCCAGCTCTCTGCATTACCTGAGCTCCGACGGGCAGAACCAGTACCTGCTGGCCACCTGGTCTGTGGGTCAGGTGGTGCAGGACTACGATAC TGATAAACTCTTCCCGGCTTTTGGCTTCGGAGCCAAGGTTCCTCCAGACTGGCAGGTCTCCCATGAGTTTGCACTGAACTTCAACCCCAGTAACCCCTACTGCCAAG gtgtccaGGGCATCATAGAGGCTTACCGTTTGGCTCTACCCCAAGTCAAACTGCACGGTCCCACCAACTTCTCTCCCATCATCAACCATGTCGCCCGTCTCGCTGTTGGGGGAGCACAACAGAACAACGCATCT CAATACTTTGTACTGCTGATCCTGactgatggagagatcacagacCTGGACCAGACCCGTGACGCCATCGTAGCCGCCTCCCGCCTTCCCATGTCAATCATCATCATCGGAGTGGGCGAGGCCGACTTCAAG GCCATGGAGATGCTGGATGGAGACGATGGTGTCCTCAAGTCCCTGAGCGGGGAGTCAGTGGCCCGAGACATCGTCCAGTTTGTCCCCTTCAGGCAGTTCAGCAAT GCACCTAAAGAGGCTCTGGCCCAGAGTGTTCTGGCTGAGGTACCCAATCAGCTGGTGTCTTATTTCAAGATGAGGAAGCTTGACCCTATCAGTCTTCCTGGTGCTAAAGCATAG
- the LOC134027778 gene encoding copine-3-like isoform X1, which yields MATDCVSKIELSISCSNLLDKDVGSKSDPLCVLLQSIGDDKWAELDRTERVNNCQDPSFSTRLRVDYYFEKVQKLKLGVYDIDNKSVDLTDDDFLGGLECTLGQIVSSKKLTRPLQLKKGKPAGKGTITITAEEIKDNRSIVLEAAAKSLDKKDLFGKSDPFLEFFKQGDDGQWQLVHRTEVVKNNLNPSWKTFTVPLQTFCSCDLEKSIKVHCSDYDNDGSHDLIGVFQTSVAQLQKAAHGSPVEFDCIHPEKQKKKKSYKNSGVVIFKSCQLAAQYSFLDYVMGGCQINFTVGIDFTGSNGDPRSPSSLHYLSSDGQNQYLLATWSVGQVVQDYDTDKLFPAFGFGAKVPPDWQVSHEFALNFNPSNPYCQGVQGIIEAYRLALPQVKLHGPTNFSPIINHVARLAVGGAQQNNASQYFVLLILTDGEITDLDQTRDAIVAASRLPMSIIIIGVGEADFKAMEMLDGDDGVLKSLSGESVARDIVQFVPFRQFSNAPKEALAQSVLAEVPNQLVSYFKMRKLDPISLPGAKA from the exons atGGCGACTGATTGCGTGTCGAAGATCGAGCTCTCCATCTCGTGCAGCAACCTTCTAGACAAGGATGTTGGTTCGAAGTCTGATCCGCTGTGTGTGCTTTTGCAGAGCATTGGTGACGACAAGTGGGCAGAG ctGGACCGTACAGAACGTGTGAACAACTGCCAGGACCCTTCCTTCAGCACGCGCCTGCGTGTGGACTACTACTTTGAGAAGGTCCAGAAGTTGAAGCTGGGCGTCTACGACATCGATAACAAGTCTGTGGACTTGACCGATGACGACTTCCTGGGAGGGCTTGAGTGCACTCTGGGACAG aTTGTCTCCAGTAAGAAGCTCACCAGACCGTTACAGCTGAAGAAGGGCAAGCCTGCTGGCAAAGGAACCATCACT atcaCAGCAGAGGAGATTAAAGACAACAGATCCATAGTTTTGGAGGCGGCAGCTAAAAGCCTGGATAAGAAG gatctTTTTGGGAAATCGGACCCATTTCTGGAGTTCTTCAAGCAGGGAGACGATGGCCAGTGGCAGCTGGTGCACAGAACAGAG GTGGTGAAGAACAACCTGAACCCATCCTGGAAGACCTTCACCGTGCCGCTGCAGACCTTCTGCAGCTGTGACTTGGAGAAGAGCATTAAG gttCACTGCTCTGACTATGATAACGATGGCTCGCATGACCTCATTGGTGTTTTCcaaactagtgttgcacagctGCAGAAAGCTGCCCATGGTTCACCG GTGGAGTTCGACTGTATCCACCCTGAGaaacaaaagaagaagaagagctaTAAGAACTCTGGAGTGGTCATTTTCAAGTCCTGCCAG CTGGCGGCTCAGTACTCGTTCCTGGACTATGTGATGGGAGGTTGCCAGATCAACTTCACG GTGGGAATAGACTTCACCGGGTCCAACGGAGACCCTCGTTCCCCCAGCTCTCTGCATTACCTGAGCTCCGACGGGCAGAACCAGTACCTGCTGGCCACCTGGTCTGTGGGTCAGGTGGTGCAGGACTACGATAC TGATAAACTCTTCCCGGCTTTTGGCTTCGGAGCCAAGGTTCCTCCAGACTGGCAGGTCTCCCATGAGTTTGCACTGAACTTCAACCCCAGTAACCCCTACTGCCAAG gtgtccaGGGCATCATAGAGGCTTACCGTTTGGCTCTACCCCAAGTCAAACTGCACGGTCCCACCAACTTCTCTCCCATCATCAACCATGTCGCCCGTCTCGCTGTTGGGGGAGCACAACAGAACAACGCATCT CAATACTTTGTACTGCTGATCCTGactgatggagagatcacagacCTGGACCAGACCCGTGACGCCATCGTAGCCGCCTCCCGCCTTCCCATGTCAATCATCATCATCGGAGTGGGCGAGGCCGACTTCAAG GCCATGGAGATGCTGGATGGAGACGATGGTGTCCTCAAGTCCCTGAGCGGGGAGTCAGTGGCCCGAGACATCGTCCAGTTTGTCCCCTTCAGGCAGTTCAGCAAT GCACCTAAAGAGGCTCTGGCCCAGAGTGTTCTGGCTGAGGTACCCAATCAGCTGGTGTCTTATTTCAAGATGAGGAAGCTTGACCCTATCAGTCTTCCTGGTGCTAAAGCATAG